A genomic window from Micromonospora ferruginea includes:
- a CDS encoding dipeptidase — MSESEVRAAVERELPGVRADLERLVRIPGIAFEGFDHSHVERSAEAVAELLRGCGLDTRIVRSGGQPAVIGTKAAPDGAPTVLLYAHHDVQPVGDLALWESDPFEPVERDGRLYGRGAADDKAGIMAHVAALRAFGDRLPVGVVLFVEGEEEYGSDSLERLLAEHRDDLASDVIVIADSTNWDVGVPALTTSLRGIVNCFVEVRTLDHAVHSGMFGGAVPDALTALVKLLGTLHDDAGDVAVDGLATREGASVDYPEDRFRAEAGLVDGARLFGTGRITDRLWTKPALAILGVDAPTTGEAPNALVPAAKAKLSVRLAPGDDPKKAYAALTAHLERNAPWGAQVTVTFEHDGAPCVIDASGPMFDAARAAFRGAWDGTDPVDIGVGGSIPFIATFQEMFPAAAILVTGVEDPHARAHGPNESLHLGEFARVCLAEALLLAKVAEAGRS; from the coding sequence ATGTCCGAGTCCGAGGTGCGGGCCGCCGTCGAGCGGGAACTGCCCGGTGTCCGTGCCGACCTGGAACGACTCGTCCGCATCCCGGGCATCGCCTTCGAGGGCTTCGACCACTCGCACGTGGAGCGTTCCGCCGAGGCGGTGGCGGAGCTGCTGCGCGGCTGCGGCCTGGACACCCGGATCGTCCGCTCCGGCGGCCAGCCGGCGGTGATCGGGACGAAGGCGGCCCCGGACGGCGCGCCCACCGTGCTGCTCTACGCCCACCACGACGTGCAGCCGGTCGGCGACCTCGCGCTCTGGGAGTCGGACCCGTTCGAGCCGGTGGAGCGCGACGGTCGCCTCTACGGCCGGGGCGCGGCCGACGACAAGGCCGGCATCATGGCGCACGTCGCCGCGCTGCGCGCGTTCGGCGACCGGCTCCCGGTCGGCGTGGTGCTCTTCGTCGAGGGCGAGGAGGAGTACGGCTCGGACTCGCTGGAGCGGCTGCTCGCCGAGCACCGCGACGACCTGGCGTCGGACGTCATCGTGATCGCCGACTCCACCAACTGGGACGTCGGCGTGCCGGCGCTGACCACCTCGCTGCGCGGCATCGTGAACTGCTTCGTGGAGGTCCGCACGCTCGACCACGCGGTGCACAGCGGCATGTTCGGCGGCGCCGTGCCGGACGCGCTCACCGCGCTGGTGAAGCTGCTCGGCACGCTGCACGACGACGCCGGTGACGTCGCGGTGGACGGGTTGGCCACCCGGGAGGGCGCGAGCGTCGACTACCCGGAGGACCGGTTCCGCGCGGAGGCCGGCCTGGTCGACGGCGCGCGGCTGTTCGGCACCGGCCGGATCACCGACCGGCTCTGGACGAAGCCGGCGCTGGCGATCCTGGGCGTCGACGCGCCGACCACCGGGGAGGCGCCGAACGCGCTGGTCCCGGCCGCGAAGGCGAAGCTGAGCGTACGGCTGGCGCCGGGCGACGACCCGAAGAAGGCGTACGCGGCGCTGACCGCGCACCTGGAGCGGAACGCGCCGTGGGGCGCGCAGGTGACGGTGACGTTCGAGCACGACGGCGCGCCCTGCGTGATCGACGCGAGCGGGCCGATGTTCGACGCGGCGCGGGCGGCGTTCCGGGGCGCCTGGGACGGCACCGACCCGGTCGACATCGGGGTGGGCGGTTCGATCCCGTTCATCGCCACGTTCCAGGAGATGTTCCCGGCCGCGGCGATCCTGGTGACCGGCGTGGAGGACCCGCACGCCCGGGCGCACGGGCCGAACGAGAGCCTGCACCTGGGCGAGTTCGCCCGGGTCTGCCTGGCCGAGGCGCTGCTGCTGGCGAAGGTGGCCGAGGCGGGCCGCTCCTGA
- a CDS encoding rhodanese-like domain-containing protein, with the protein MCPGVDALLEQARAGLRRLTPHETVEAVRNGALLIDTRTESQRREEGELPGAIVIDRTVLEWRLDPASEWRIPEAIGYDREIVVACRQGYSSSLAAASLQTLGLRQATDMIGGVQGWREAGLPMSDRPADVRH; encoded by the coding sequence ATGTGTCCGGGCGTCGACGCCCTCCTGGAACAGGCCCGCGCCGGTCTCCGCCGGCTCACCCCGCACGAGACCGTCGAAGCGGTCCGTAACGGCGCCCTGCTGATCGACACGCGCACCGAGTCGCAGCGTCGCGAGGAGGGTGAGCTGCCCGGCGCGATCGTCATCGACCGCACCGTGCTGGAGTGGCGGCTCGACCCGGCCAGCGAGTGGCGCATCCCGGAGGCGATCGGCTACGACCGCGAGATCGTGGTGGCGTGCCGGCAGGGCTACAGCTCCAGCCTGGCCGCCGCCAGTCTCCAGACGCTCGGCCTGCGCCAGGCCACCGACATGATCGGTGGCGTGCAGGGCTGGCGGGAGGCCGGGCTGCCGATGTCCGACCGGCCCGCCGACGTGCGCCACTGA
- a CDS encoding GNAT family N-acetyltransferase: MIGQVAVRRFPALTVSTPRTEVRRLVAADADAVDEVFADRQTQRWLPLAEAAGQIDGRAWCTELARQRRDSGDGDHWAVVRREDQRVVGCLWTRRTDWGARLTEVSYALAPQARGYGLAAEAVDAVAIALILEHGFQRVELRVAPGNVASRRVAEKAGFSYEGLLRNAGFVRGARVDLELWSFVAADLR; encoded by the coding sequence GTGATCGGTCAGGTGGCGGTCCGCCGGTTCCCGGCGCTGACCGTCTCCACCCCGCGTACGGAGGTGCGGCGGCTCGTCGCGGCGGACGCGGACGCGGTGGACGAGGTGTTCGCCGACCGGCAGACGCAGCGCTGGTTGCCGTTGGCCGAGGCGGCCGGGCAGATCGACGGGCGGGCCTGGTGCACCGAGCTGGCCCGGCAGCGGCGGGACAGCGGCGACGGTGACCACTGGGCGGTGGTGCGGCGGGAGGACCAGCGGGTGGTCGGCTGCCTGTGGACCCGGCGCACCGACTGGGGCGCCCGCCTCACCGAGGTGTCGTACGCGCTCGCGCCGCAGGCCCGCGGTTACGGCCTGGCCGCGGAGGCGGTGGACGCGGTGGCCATCGCGCTGATCCTGGAGCACGGTTTCCAGCGGGTGGAGCTGCGGGTGGCGCCGGGCAACGTCGCCTCCCGCCGGGTCGCCGAGAAGGCCGGCTTCAGCTACGAGGGCCTGTTGCGCAACGCCGGTTTCGTCCGGGGCGCCCGGGTCGACCTGGAGCTGTGGTCGTTCGTGGCGGCCGACCTGCGCTGA
- a CDS encoding SURF1 family protein, protein MYRFLLTPRWLGYLALTLVAAAVMVFLGNWQLDRYHGRTAINERIDAGATMTPAPLRDALPAPTGPAVSVGPAPAERLTWSRVTATGRYDSANDVLIRGRTVDSTVGFEVLTPLVLADGSAVLVDRGWIPPVPGGGATVQPSVPAAPTGEVTVTGRVVGSESGGGAVARRDGKLEARRIDISRLAKQLPYPVTGGYVLLDGQTPAADPVFRAVPIGHTNNWQNFGYVWQWWIFAVMSLVGYGWVARREARRRAGLDGPRVPVDRAAEPAATGPAAP, encoded by the coding sequence GTGTACCGGTTCCTGCTGACCCCGCGCTGGCTCGGCTACCTCGCGCTGACCCTGGTGGCCGCTGCGGTGATGGTGTTCCTGGGCAACTGGCAGCTCGACCGCTACCACGGCCGGACGGCGATCAACGAACGGATCGACGCCGGCGCGACGATGACCCCCGCGCCGCTGCGGGACGCCCTGCCCGCGCCGACCGGCCCCGCCGTCAGCGTCGGCCCGGCCCCGGCCGAGCGGCTCACCTGGAGCCGGGTCACCGCCACCGGCCGCTACGACAGCGCGAACGACGTCCTGATCCGCGGCCGGACCGTGGACAGCACGGTCGGCTTCGAGGTGCTCACCCCGCTGGTGCTGGCCGACGGCAGCGCGGTGCTCGTCGACCGCGGCTGGATCCCGCCGGTCCCGGGCGGCGGCGCGACCGTCCAGCCGTCGGTGCCGGCGGCGCCGACCGGCGAGGTGACCGTCACCGGCCGGGTGGTCGGCAGCGAGAGCGGCGGCGGCGCGGTCGCCCGCCGCGACGGCAAGCTGGAGGCCCGGCGGATCGACATCTCCCGCCTGGCGAAGCAGCTCCCCTATCCGGTGACCGGCGGCTACGTGCTGCTGGACGGGCAGACGCCGGCCGCCGACCCGGTCTTCCGGGCGGTGCCGATCGGGCACACCAACAACTGGCAGAACTTCGGCTACGTGTGGCAGTGGTGGATCTTCGCGGTGATGAGCCTGGTCGGTTACGGCTGGGTGGCGCGCCGGGAGGCCCGCCGACGCGCCGGCCTGGACGGCCCGCGCGTGCCGGTGGACCGGGCCGCCGAGCCGGCCGCCACCGGCCCCGCCGCCCCCTGA
- a CDS encoding cobyrinate a,c-diamide synthase, translating to MTDVPRVVLSAPSSGHGTGALSLGLLAALADRELPVAGFKVGPDQVDAAYLGLAAGRPGRTLDPRLVGPERIAPLFAHGAAGAGFALVQGTMGLYDSAAGRPESESTAAVATALRSPVVLVVDVAAMGQSVAALVHGFRAYDEQLWLAGVILNRVASPRHETLLREALDDVGVPVYGALRRHELPPVLPARRHGAAPVVRGDAEAERGVRRLGEAVAATVDLDRLLTLARSAPALTVEPWSAEPADGPPGSGQRPVVALAGGPAGSYSHPETAELLRAAGAEVVTLDPLRDETLPAGVRALVVGGGLPETYADQLSANRRLCIAVAELARTGRPVVAEGAGLLWLARELDGLPMCGVLDAVGTVRDGLVVGYREATSVTDSVVVPAGVTVTGHKQHAAVLTPRAGDRPAWQWGGGTPEGFVHHGVHASQLVPHWAALSGVADRLVAAARTPATASA from the coding sequence ATGACCGACGTGCCCCGCGTCGTGCTGAGCGCGCCCTCCTCGGGGCACGGCACCGGTGCCCTCTCCCTCGGCCTGCTCGCGGCCCTGGCCGACCGGGAGCTGCCGGTGGCCGGGTTCAAGGTCGGGCCGGACCAGGTGGACGCCGCGTACCTCGGGTTGGCCGCCGGTCGGCCGGGGCGCACGCTGGATCCACGCCTGGTCGGCCCGGAGCGGATCGCCCCGCTCTTCGCGCACGGCGCGGCCGGGGCCGGCTTCGCGCTGGTGCAGGGCACCATGGGGCTCTACGACTCGGCCGCCGGCCGGCCGGAGAGCGAGTCCACCGCCGCCGTCGCCACCGCGCTGCGCAGCCCGGTCGTGCTGGTGGTGGACGTGGCCGCGATGGGCCAGTCGGTGGCCGCGCTGGTGCACGGCTTCCGGGCGTACGACGAGCAGCTCTGGCTGGCCGGCGTGATCCTCAACCGGGTGGCCTCGCCCCGGCACGAGACGCTGTTGCGTGAGGCGCTGGACGACGTCGGGGTGCCGGTCTACGGCGCGCTGCGCCGGCACGAGCTGCCGCCGGTGCTGCCCGCCCGCCGGCACGGCGCCGCGCCGGTGGTGCGCGGCGACGCCGAGGCCGAGCGGGGCGTGCGCCGGCTCGGTGAGGCGGTGGCCGCCACCGTCGACCTGGACCGGCTGCTGACGCTGGCCCGGTCCGCGCCCGCGCTGACCGTCGAGCCGTGGTCGGCCGAGCCGGCGGACGGGCCGCCCGGGTCCGGCCAGCGACCGGTGGTCGCGCTCGCCGGCGGTCCGGCCGGCAGCTACAGCCATCCGGAGACCGCCGAGCTGCTGCGTGCCGCCGGCGCCGAGGTGGTCACGCTCGATCCGCTGCGCGACGAGACGCTGCCCGCCGGGGTCCGCGCGCTGGTCGTCGGCGGCGGGCTCCCGGAGACGTACGCGGATCAGCTCTCCGCCAACCGCCGGCTCTGCATCGCGGTGGCCGAGCTGGCCCGCACCGGCCGCCCGGTGGTGGCCGAGGGCGCCGGCCTGCTCTGGCTGGCCCGCGAGCTGGACGGCCTGCCGATGTGCGGGGTGCTCGACGCGGTCGGGACGGTCCGCGACGGCCTGGTGGTGGGCTACCGGGAGGCCACCTCGGTCACCGACAGCGTGGTGGTCCCGGCCGGCGTCACGGTGACCGGGCACAAGCAGCACGCGGCGGTGCTCACCCCGCGCGCCGGCGACCGGCCGGCCTGGCAGTGGGGCGGCGGCACGCCGGAGGGCTTCGTCCACCACGGCGTGCACGCCTCGCAGCTCGTGCCGCACTGGGCCGCGCTGTCCGGTGTCGCCGACCGGCTGGTGGCCGCCGCCCGGACGCCCGCGACGGCGTCCGCGTGA
- a CDS encoding cobyric acid synthase — MSGGLLVAGTTSDAGKSVLTAGICRWLRRQGVRVAPFKAQNMSNNSAVVVGPDGRGGELGRAQAMQAAAAGLAPDLRFNPVLLKPGSDHASQVVLLGEAVDTVTAGNFHTLRPRLAATAYAALAELRTEYDVVVCEGAGSPAEINLRAGDYVNMGLARQAALPTIVVGDIDRGGVFASMFGTVALLDAADQALVAGFVINKFRGDLGLLRPGLDMLRQVTGRPTYGVLPWALDLWLDAEDSLAYGRVLGRPASPRGTDWLDVAVVRLPRISNATDVEALATEPGVRVRLTVEPAELAAADLVVLPGSKSTVADLAWLRETGLADAVRAHAAAGRPLLGICGGFQMLGRVIHDRVESRRGSVPGLGLLPVEITFDPRKTVRRAEGFAAGDVPVHGYEIHHGRVSAADPGLPPLLRHADGAGEGARLGAVHGTHWHGAFESDAFRRRFLTEVAEAAGRTGFKVAPDTSFAAARERTLDLLGDLVEEHLDTAALWRLIEDGAPPGLPFVPPGAPG, encoded by the coding sequence GTGAGCGGCGGGCTGCTGGTCGCCGGCACCACCTCCGACGCCGGCAAGAGCGTGCTCACCGCCGGCATCTGCCGGTGGCTGCGTCGCCAGGGGGTCCGGGTGGCCCCGTTCAAGGCGCAGAACATGAGCAACAACTCGGCCGTGGTGGTCGGCCCGGACGGCCGGGGCGGGGAGCTGGGCCGGGCCCAGGCCATGCAGGCCGCCGCCGCCGGGCTCGCGCCGGACCTGCGGTTCAACCCGGTGCTGCTCAAGCCGGGCAGCGATCACGCCAGCCAGGTCGTGCTGCTCGGCGAGGCGGTCGACACGGTCACCGCCGGCAACTTCCACACGCTGCGGCCCCGGCTGGCCGCGACCGCGTACGCGGCGCTCGCCGAGCTGCGGACCGAGTACGACGTGGTGGTCTGCGAGGGCGCGGGCAGCCCGGCGGAGATCAACCTGCGGGCCGGTGACTACGTCAACATGGGCCTGGCCCGGCAGGCCGCCCTGCCCACGATCGTGGTCGGCGACATCGACCGGGGCGGCGTGTTCGCGTCGATGTTCGGCACCGTGGCGCTGCTGGACGCGGCCGACCAGGCGCTGGTCGCCGGCTTCGTGATCAACAAGTTCCGCGGCGACCTGGGGCTGCTCCGGCCCGGCCTGGACATGCTGCGCCAGGTCACCGGCCGGCCCACCTACGGCGTGCTGCCGTGGGCTCTGGACCTGTGGCTGGACGCGGAGGACTCGCTCGCGTACGGGCGGGTGCTCGGCCGGCCGGCATCGCCACGCGGCACCGACTGGCTGGACGTGGCCGTGGTCCGGCTGCCCCGGATCAGCAACGCCACCGACGTGGAGGCGCTCGCCACCGAGCCGGGGGTGCGGGTGCGGCTGACCGTCGAGCCGGCCGAGCTGGCCGCCGCCGACCTGGTGGTGCTGCCCGGCTCCAAGTCGACCGTCGCCGACCTGGCCTGGCTGCGGGAGACCGGGCTGGCCGACGCGGTGCGGGCGCACGCCGCCGCCGGTCGTCCGCTGCTCGGCATCTGCGGCGGGTTCCAGATGCTCGGCCGGGTCATCCACGATCGGGTGGAGAGCCGGCGGGGCAGCGTGCCCGGCCTCGGGCTGCTGCCCGTCGAGATCACCTTCGACCCGCGCAAGACGGTCCGCCGGGCCGAGGGCTTCGCCGCCGGGGACGTGCCGGTGCACGGGTACGAGATCCACCATGGTCGGGTCTCCGCCGCCGACCCGGGGCTGCCGCCGCTGCTGCGCCACGCCGACGGCGCCGGCGAGGGCGCCCGGCTCGGTGCGGTTCACGGCACCCACTGGCACGGGGCGTTCGAGTCCGACGCGTTCCGCCGCCGGTTCCTCACCGAGGTCGCCGAGGCGGCCGGCCGGACCGGCTTCAAGGTCGCGCCGGACACGTCGTTCGCGGCGGCCCGGGAACGGACGCTGGACCTGCTCGGCGACCTGGTGGAGGAGCACCTGGACACCGCCGCGCTGTGGCGGTTGATCGAGGACGGCGCGCCGCCGGGCCTGCCGTTCGTGCCGCCCGGCGCGCCCGGCTGA
- a CDS encoding ISL3 family transposase gives MRSVRVWARLFGVEQAVLEGVEFDAVESVVVARVRVRRGARHRCPHCRRRCAGYDAGVRRRWRALDLGTVRAVIEADAPRVSCRVHGVIVAAVPWARHGAGHTRAFDQVVAWLAVHAAKSVVSRLMRISWRTVGAIVARVWADTGDAVDRLDGLRRIGIDEVSYKKGHRYLSVVVDHDTGRLVWAAAGKSAATLHAFFDLLGPERAAAITHVSADGADWITTVVRRRCPNAVRCADPFHVVAWASDAVDRVRRQVWNAATGRGAGRRGVAVGEARLVKNTRWALWKNPNNLTDAQRATLAWIAKTHPRLHRAWALKEGLRYVFTLAKTSPPAAVEALDRWVEWARRSRIDIFVDLQRRVTRHRDAIIASITHGLSNGRIESVNAKIRLITRMAFGFHSPDALIALAMLNLGGHQPQLPNR, from the coding sequence GTGCGTTCGGTAAGGGTATGGGCTCGGTTGTTCGGGGTCGAGCAGGCGGTGCTCGAGGGTGTCGAGTTCGATGCGGTCGAGTCGGTGGTGGTGGCTCGGGTGCGGGTGCGGCGGGGTGCTCGGCATCGGTGTCCGCATTGTCGTCGTCGGTGTGCGGGGTATGACGCGGGTGTTCGGCGGCGGTGGCGGGCGTTGGATCTGGGGACGGTGCGGGCGGTGATCGAGGCCGATGCGCCGCGGGTGTCGTGTCGGGTGCATGGGGTGATCGTCGCGGCGGTGCCGTGGGCGCGTCATGGGGCGGGGCATACCCGGGCGTTCGATCAGGTGGTGGCGTGGTTGGCGGTGCACGCGGCGAAGTCGGTGGTGTCGCGGTTGATGCGGATCAGTTGGCGCACGGTGGGGGCGATCGTGGCGCGGGTGTGGGCTGACACCGGCGACGCGGTGGATCGCCTCGACGGGTTGCGTCGCATTGGTATCGACGAGGTCAGCTATAAGAAGGGCCACCGGTATCTGAGCGTGGTGGTCGACCACGACACCGGTCGACTGGTGTGGGCCGCTGCGGGCAAGAGCGCGGCCACGCTGCACGCGTTCTTCGACCTGCTCGGTCCCGAGCGGGCCGCCGCGATCACTCACGTGTCGGCCGACGGCGCGGACTGGATCACGACCGTGGTGCGGCGTCGTTGCCCGAACGCGGTGCGCTGCGCCGACCCGTTTCACGTCGTGGCGTGGGCCAGCGACGCCGTCGACCGGGTCCGCCGACAGGTATGGAACGCCGCGACCGGTCGGGGAGCAGGCCGCCGCGGGGTGGCCGTCGGCGAAGCGCGGCTGGTGAAGAACACCCGCTGGGCGCTATGGAAGAACCCGAACAACCTCACCGACGCCCAGCGGGCCACCCTCGCCTGGATCGCCAAGACCCACCCCCGCCTGCACCGAGCCTGGGCCCTCAAAGAAGGCCTGCGCTACGTGTTCACCCTGGCCAAAACCAGCCCACCAGCCGCGGTCGAAGCCCTCGACCGTTGGGTCGAATGGGCCCGCCGCAGCCGCATCGACATCTTCGTCGACCTACAACGCCGCGTCACGCGTCACCGCGACGCGATCATCGCCTCCATCACCCACGGCCTGTCCAACGGCCGCATCGAGTCCGTCAACGCCAAGATCCGCCTGATCACCCGGATGGCCTTCGGCTTCCACTCACCCGACGCCCTCATCGCCCTGGCCATGCTCAACCTCGGCGGCCACCAACCCCAACTCCCCAACCGGTGA
- a CDS encoding ATP-dependent DNA ligase yields MRFAELAATSAAVGATGGRRAKVELLAAALRALDPGEIPAGAGYLAGELRQRQTGVGWAGLRDLPPPAAEPTLTVAAVDARIEEISRVGGAGSQARRRELVGRLFAAATADEQRLLVGLFRGELRQGAQSGLLAEAVARAADVPVTAVRRALLLAGDLRAVAVAALTGGAAALAGFGLQVGRPLAPMLAQSAPTVDEALTATGVPAVVDVKLDGIRIQVHRSGADVAVFTRSLDEITGRLPEVVAAVRALPARELVLDGEAIGLDATGRPLPFQQTSSHAARRTTASTTGRTPVAPAVLAAAERAGEPVLTPYFFDLLHLDGTDLIDLPGRERWATLARAVDPALLVGRVEVDDPVQAGAAFAAAVDAGQEGVVVKDPAAPYDAGRRGAAWVKVKPRHTLDLVVLAVEWGSGRRQGWLSNLHLGARDPGSGEFVMLGKTFKGLTDETLRWQTERFLSLAVEKGDWVVRVRPEQVVEIAFDGVQTSSRYPGGMALRFARVVRYRDDKTAAEADTIDAVRAIHAGRVTG; encoded by the coding sequence GTGCGTTTCGCGGAGCTGGCGGCCACCTCGGCCGCGGTGGGGGCCACCGGCGGCCGGCGGGCCAAGGTGGAGTTGCTGGCCGCCGCGCTGCGCGCGCTCGACCCCGGCGAGATCCCGGCCGGCGCCGGTTACCTCGCCGGTGAGCTGCGGCAGCGGCAGACCGGCGTCGGCTGGGCGGGCCTGCGTGACCTGCCGCCACCGGCGGCCGAGCCGACCCTGACCGTGGCCGCCGTCGACGCGCGGATCGAGGAGATCTCCCGGGTCGGCGGCGCCGGCTCCCAGGCCCGGCGGCGGGAGCTGGTCGGTCGGCTGTTCGCCGCGGCCACCGCCGACGAGCAGCGCCTGCTGGTCGGCCTGTTCCGCGGCGAGCTGCGCCAGGGCGCCCAGTCCGGCCTGCTGGCCGAGGCGGTGGCCCGGGCCGCCGACGTGCCGGTGACGGCCGTCCGGCGGGCCCTGCTGCTCGCCGGGGACCTGCGGGCGGTGGCCGTCGCGGCGCTCACCGGCGGTGCCGCCGCGCTGGCCGGCTTCGGGCTCCAGGTGGGCCGTCCGCTCGCGCCGATGCTCGCGCAGAGCGCGCCGACGGTCGACGAGGCGCTGACCGCCACCGGCGTCCCGGCCGTGGTCGACGTCAAGCTCGACGGCATCCGCATCCAGGTGCACCGCTCCGGGGCGGACGTCGCGGTCTTCACCCGCAGCCTCGACGAGATCACCGGCCGGCTGCCCGAGGTGGTGGCCGCCGTCCGCGCGTTGCCCGCCCGTGAGCTGGTGCTCGACGGCGAGGCGATCGGGCTGGACGCGACCGGCCGGCCGTTGCCGTTCCAGCAGACGTCGAGCCACGCGGCGCGGCGCACCACGGCCAGCACCACCGGCCGCACCCCGGTCGCGCCCGCCGTGCTGGCCGCCGCCGAGCGGGCCGGCGAGCCGGTGCTCACGCCGTACTTCTTCGACCTGCTGCACCTCGACGGCACCGACCTGATCGATCTGCCCGGGCGGGAGCGGTGGGCGACGCTCGCCCGCGCGGTCGACCCGGCGCTGCTGGTCGGCCGGGTGGAGGTGGACGACCCGGTGCAGGCCGGCGCGGCGTTCGCCGCGGCGGTCGACGCCGGCCAGGAGGGGGTGGTGGTCAAGGACCCGGCCGCGCCCTACGACGCCGGGCGGCGCGGCGCGGCCTGGGTCAAGGTCAAGCCCCGGCACACGCTCGACCTGGTGGTGCTCGCGGTCGAGTGGGGCAGCGGCCGGCGTCAGGGCTGGTTGTCCAACCTGCACCTGGGCGCCCGCGACCCGGGCAGCGGCGAGTTCGTCATGCTCGGCAAGACGTTCAAGGGGCTCACCGACGAGACGCTGCGCTGGCAGACCGAGCGCTTCCTGTCGCTGGCCGTGGAGAAGGGCGACTGGGTGGTGCGGGTCCGCCCCGAGCAGGTGGTCGAGATCGCCTTCGACGGGGTGCAGACGAGCAGCCGCTACCCGGGCGGGATGGCGTTGCGCTTCGCCCGGGTGGTGCGCTACCGCGACGACAAGACCGCCGCCGAGGCGGACACGATCGACGCGGTCCGGGCGATCCACGCCGGCCGGGTCACCGGCTGA